A window from Micromonospora terminaliae encodes these proteins:
- a CDS encoding Mov34/MPN/PAD-1 family protein, whose product MLSIDRSIIDAIVAHARRDHPDEACGVVAGPVGSDTPTRHIPMDNAARSMTFYEFDSMEQLRVWREMDDRDEEPVVIYHSHTATEAYPSRTDVSFAGEPGAHYLLVSTREPDTEEIRSFRIVDGVVTEEPVEIVAAVDPHAVQSYMFGQSPATVDYECSDR is encoded by the coding sequence GTGCTGAGCATCGACCGGTCGATCATCGACGCGATCGTGGCCCACGCGCGTCGGGACCACCCGGACGAGGCGTGCGGCGTGGTCGCCGGTCCCGTCGGCAGCGACACCCCGACCCGGCACATCCCCATGGACAACGCCGCCCGCTCCATGACCTTCTACGAGTTCGACTCGATGGAGCAGCTGCGGGTGTGGCGGGAGATGGACGACCGCGACGAGGAGCCGGTCGTCATCTACCACTCGCACACCGCGACGGAGGCCTACCCGTCCCGCACGGACGTCTCCTTCGCCGGGGAGCCGGGGGCGCACTACCTGCTCGTCTCGACCCGCGAGCCCGACACCGAGGAGATCCGCTCCTTCCGGATCGTCGACGGCGTGGTCACCGAGGAGCCGGTCGAGATCGTGGCTGCCGTGGACCCGCACGCCGTCCAGTCCTACATGTTCGGGCAGAGCCCGGCGACGGTCGACTACGAGTGTTCCGACCGCTGA
- a CDS encoding MoaD family protein, with protein MAIEVRIPTILRSYTGGAKVVEGSGDTLGDLLADLDSRHAGLRARLVTDAGALHRFVNVYVNDEDVRFLGALDAKLNDGDSVTILPAVAGGAFGFAAAAAIAQHSAAAAAIAGHRAAVAAR; from the coding sequence ATGGCCATCGAGGTTCGCATCCCCACCATCCTGCGCAGCTACACCGGCGGCGCGAAGGTCGTCGAGGGCAGCGGCGACACCCTGGGCGACCTGCTCGCCGACCTGGACTCCCGGCACGCCGGCCTGCGGGCCCGGCTGGTGACCGACGCGGGCGCGCTGCACCGGTTCGTCAACGTCTACGTCAACGACGAGGACGTCCGCTTCCTCGGCGCGCTCGACGCCAAGCTCAACGACGGCGACAGCGTCACCATCCTGCCGGCCGTGGCCGGTGGCGCGTTCGGCTTCGCCGCGGCAGCGGCGATCGCCCAGCACAGTGCCGCCGCGGCCGCCATCGCCGGTCACCGTGCGGCCGTCGCCGCCCGCTGA
- a CDS encoding PLP-dependent cysteine synthase family protein, whose translation MARYDSLLDACGGTPLVGLPRLSPTVPDGAPPVRLWAKLEDRNPTGSIKDRAALFMVRAAEEAGRLRPGDTILEPTSGNTGISLAMVAKLRGYRLVCVMPENVSTERVQLLRMYGAEIIFSPAAGGSNQAVATAKQIAAEHPDWVMLFQYGNEANARAHYETTGPELLHDLPTITHFVAGLGTTGTLMGTGRYLREKVDGIQVVAAEPRYGELVYGLRNIDEGYVPELYDATVLSRRFSVGTRDAVLRTRQLVEVEGIFAGFSTGAILHAALAVAHEAVRDGRRADVAFVVADGGWKYLSTGAYGGTLADAEDALEGQLWA comes from the coding sequence ATGGCACGGTACGACAGCCTGCTCGACGCATGCGGGGGCACGCCCCTGGTGGGGCTGCCCCGGCTCTCGCCGACGGTCCCCGACGGGGCGCCGCCGGTGCGGCTCTGGGCCAAGCTGGAGGACCGGAACCCGACGGGCAGCATCAAGGACCGGGCGGCCCTGTTCATGGTCCGGGCCGCTGAGGAGGCCGGCCGGCTCCGCCCCGGCGACACCATCCTGGAGCCGACCAGCGGCAACACCGGCATCTCGCTGGCCATGGTGGCCAAGCTGCGCGGCTACCGGCTGGTCTGTGTGATGCCGGAGAACGTCTCCACCGAGCGGGTCCAGCTGCTCCGCATGTACGGCGCGGAGATCATCTTCTCGCCGGCGGCGGGCGGCTCGAACCAGGCCGTCGCCACCGCCAAGCAGATCGCCGCCGAGCACCCGGACTGGGTGATGCTCTTCCAGTACGGCAACGAGGCGAACGCCCGGGCGCACTACGAGACGACCGGGCCGGAGCTGCTGCACGACCTGCCGACCATCACCCACTTCGTGGCCGGCCTGGGCACCACGGGCACGTTGATGGGCACCGGGCGCTACCTGCGGGAGAAGGTCGACGGCATTCAGGTCGTCGCGGCCGAGCCCCGCTACGGCGAGCTGGTCTACGGGCTGCGCAACATCGACGAGGGCTACGTGCCCGAGCTGTACGACGCCACGGTGCTCTCCCGGCGCTTCTCGGTGGGCACCCGCGACGCGGTGCTGCGTACCCGGCAGCTCGTCGAGGTGGAGGGGATCTTCGCCGGTTTCTCCACCGGGGCGATCCTGCACGCCGCCCTCGCGGTGGCGCACGAGGCGGTTCGCGACGGCCGCCGTGCCGACGTGGCCTTCGTGGTCGCCGACGGCGGGTGGAAGTACCTGTCGACCGGGGCGTACGGCGGCACCCTCGCGGACGCCGAGGACGCCCTGGAGGGGCAGCTCTGGGCCTGA
- a CDS encoding MBL fold metallo-hydrolase: MRLTVLGCAGSFPGPESPCSAYLMEADGFRLLIDFGVGSLSTLQRYVGLHAPDAILLTHLHCDHMFDAVSYVVVRRYAPDGPYPPLPMYAPSGAPDRIASAYGQEEGSVEDVYQFYGLQPGTFPIGPFTVTVDRMNHPVETYGVRLEHGGRVFCYSADTAPCDALLRLAQDADVFLCEASYMDGVENPPDLHLTGREAGEAATKAGVGRLLLTHLVPAWGSESHTVESAAGAYSGPLEVVRAGASYEV, translated from the coding sequence ATGCGATTGACCGTCCTCGGCTGCGCGGGCAGTTTTCCCGGGCCCGAGTCTCCCTGCTCCGCCTACCTCATGGAGGCCGACGGCTTCCGGCTCCTGATCGACTTCGGGGTCGGTTCGCTCTCCACGCTCCAGCGCTACGTCGGGCTGCACGCCCCCGACGCCATCCTCCTCACCCACCTGCACTGCGACCACATGTTCGACGCGGTGTCCTACGTGGTGGTGCGCCGGTACGCCCCGGACGGCCCCTACCCGCCCCTGCCGATGTACGCCCCGTCCGGCGCGCCGGACCGGATCGCCAGCGCGTACGGGCAGGAGGAGGGCTCGGTGGAGGACGTCTACCAGTTCTACGGCCTCCAGCCGGGCACCTTCCCGATCGGGCCGTTCACCGTGACCGTCGACCGGATGAACCACCCGGTCGAGACGTACGGGGTGCGGCTGGAGCACGGCGGGCGGGTGTTCTGCTACTCGGCGGACACCGCCCCCTGCGACGCGCTGCTGCGCCTGGCCCAGGACGCCGACGTCTTCCTCTGCGAGGCCAGCTACATGGACGGCGTGGAGAACCCGCCGGACCTGCACCTGACCGGCCGGGAGGCCGGCGAGGCGGCCACCAAGGCGGGGGTGGGCCGGCTGCTGCTCACCCACCTCGTCCCCGCCTGGGGCAGCGAGTCGCACACCGTGGAGTCGGCGGCCGGCGCGTACAGCGGACCGCTCGAGGTGGTCCGCGCCGGCGCCTCCTACGAGGTCTGA
- a CDS encoding M36 family metallopeptidase — protein sequence MPLPSRPSRGRRNAALLLSTTLVASMTTLTAQPAWAEPDQAAPANPTFLTGPNRGTPNEIATSYLRAHPAEYGVRATDLADLAVASSYTSRHNGVTHVNLAQRFKDLEVFGATATVNIARDGSVVFVGDTLVPGLADNASGTARLDAVEAVHAAADALDLPDPAGPKVMSRSGGAAQRTVVSGAGISDQPIPAKLGWQPTADGLRLAWQLVIDDSTDTHLWNAAVDAQSGKLLKADDWTIHEDVKEVADNLDRSAPGRATTLNSAAFGSRNPVADGSSYRVFAGPAESPNDAPRTLVTNPADGTASPYGWHDVDGAAGAEHTTTQGNNVHAYHDEDDNNTPDFGSSPDGGANLTFDHPLDLGEHAQNYRDAATDNLFYWNNIIHDVTYQYGFDEVSGNFQANNYGRGGAGSDYVRAEAADGRGTNNANFSTPAVDGVGAPRMQMYLWPGTQFGSPNQVVVDGVGSFDASWARFTPAPTAAGLAGHRFVYAGTGCTAAAYPATLPSGGWISVVDGGTTACSYLQRAQVAQSLGAKAMVVAHNATGSAPVLTGLMTSAPVTIPAVAVTQADGAAIKAAIAAGEATGSVRKHPDHPGIRDGDLDAGVIMHEYTHGISNRLTGGPTVNCLTGNEQMGEGWSDFMAVTTLLDPAFDTADGQRGMGPYVLFQDDRHGGGIRPRPYSRNMEIQPFTYDGIKTGGWLNGTSLAVPHGIGHAWASVLWDMTWNLIDRHGFNPAVYDAWNTGGNNLALQLVIDGLKMQGCGPGFVTGRNAIIAADAALTGGENACIIWGSFARRGLGYSAVQGTTARDDNTEAFDTHPSCRGDFVGRSAQPALNTVVAGDAVPMKFKLASNRGLDILASGSPYSRLVDCDTLRTVGPDGAITPRPTPVAARNPGGSHLSVNANGQYNYPWMTDPAWAGTCREFVLTLDNGFQYRTYFRFVAES from the coding sequence GTGCCTCTGCCCTCACGCCCGTCCCGTGGTCGCCGCAACGCCGCGTTGCTGCTGTCCACCACCCTGGTCGCGTCCATGACGACGTTGACCGCGCAGCCCGCCTGGGCGGAACCCGACCAGGCCGCCCCGGCGAACCCGACCTTCCTCACCGGCCCCAACCGGGGCACGCCGAACGAGATCGCCACGTCCTACCTGCGCGCGCACCCCGCCGAGTACGGGGTACGCGCCACCGACCTGGCGGACCTCGCGGTGGCCTCCAGCTACACCAGCCGCCACAACGGCGTGACCCACGTCAACCTGGCGCAGCGCTTCAAGGACCTCGAGGTCTTCGGCGCCACCGCCACCGTGAACATCGCCCGCGACGGCAGCGTGGTGTTCGTCGGCGACACCCTGGTCCCCGGGCTGGCCGACAACGCCTCCGGCACCGCCAGGCTCGACGCGGTCGAGGCGGTGCACGCCGCCGCGGACGCCCTGGATCTGCCCGATCCGGCCGGCCCGAAGGTGATGAGCCGCAGCGGCGGCGCCGCCCAGCGCACCGTCGTCTCCGGCGCCGGCATCTCGGACCAGCCCATCCCCGCCAAGCTCGGCTGGCAGCCCACCGCCGACGGGCTCCGCCTGGCCTGGCAGCTCGTCATCGACGACTCCACCGACACCCACCTGTGGAACGCGGCCGTCGACGCGCAGAGCGGCAAGCTGCTCAAAGCCGACGACTGGACGATCCACGAGGACGTCAAGGAGGTCGCCGACAACCTGGACCGCAGCGCTCCGGGACGAGCGACGACGCTGAACAGCGCGGCCTTCGGTTCGCGCAACCCGGTGGCGGACGGCTCGAGCTACCGGGTCTTCGCCGGGCCGGCCGAGAGCCCGAACGACGCGCCGCGGACCCTGGTGACCAACCCGGCCGACGGGACGGCCTCGCCGTACGGCTGGCACGACGTCGACGGCGCCGCGGGGGCCGAGCACACCACCACCCAGGGCAACAACGTCCACGCCTACCACGACGAGGACGACAACAACACGCCCGACTTCGGCAGCAGCCCGGACGGCGGCGCGAACCTGACCTTCGACCACCCGCTCGACCTCGGCGAGCACGCCCAGAACTACCGGGACGCCGCGACCGACAACCTGTTCTACTGGAACAACATCATCCACGACGTCACCTACCAGTACGGCTTCGACGAGGTGTCGGGGAACTTCCAGGCGAACAACTACGGCCGGGGCGGCGCGGGCAGCGACTACGTCCGGGCGGAGGCGGCCGACGGCCGCGGCACCAACAACGCCAACTTCTCCACCCCGGCGGTGGACGGCGTCGGCGCGCCGCGCATGCAGATGTACCTGTGGCCGGGCACCCAGTTCGGCAGCCCGAACCAGGTCGTCGTGGACGGCGTCGGCTCGTTCGACGCGTCCTGGGCGCGGTTCACGCCGGCCCCGACCGCGGCCGGCCTGGCCGGACACCGCTTCGTGTACGCGGGCACCGGCTGCACCGCGGCGGCCTACCCGGCCACCCTGCCGTCGGGCGGGTGGATCAGCGTTGTCGACGGCGGCACCACGGCCTGCAGCTACCTGCAGCGGGCCCAGGTCGCCCAGTCGCTCGGCGCCAAGGCAATGGTGGTCGCTCACAACGCCACCGGTAGCGCCCCGGTGCTGACCGGGCTCATGACGTCCGCGCCGGTCACCATTCCGGCCGTCGCCGTGACCCAGGCCGACGGCGCCGCCATCAAGGCCGCCATCGCCGCGGGCGAGGCCACCGGGTCGGTGCGCAAGCACCCGGACCACCCGGGCATCCGCGACGGTGACCTCGACGCCGGCGTCATCATGCACGAGTACACGCACGGCATCTCCAACCGGCTCACCGGTGGCCCGACGGTCAACTGCCTGACCGGCAACGAGCAGATGGGCGAGGGCTGGAGTGACTTCATGGCCGTCACGACGCTGCTCGACCCGGCGTTCGACACGGCCGACGGGCAGCGCGGCATGGGCCCGTACGTGCTGTTCCAGGACGACCGGCACGGCGGCGGCATCCGGCCTCGGCCGTACTCCCGGAACATGGAGATCCAGCCGTTCACCTACGACGGGATCAAGACGGGCGGCTGGCTCAACGGGACGTCCCTGGCGGTGCCGCACGGCATCGGGCACGCGTGGGCGTCGGTCCTGTGGGACATGACCTGGAACCTGATCGACCGGCACGGGTTCAACCCGGCCGTCTATGACGCGTGGAACACCGGCGGCAACAACCTGGCCCTCCAGCTCGTCATCGACGGGCTCAAGATGCAGGGCTGCGGCCCGGGCTTCGTCACGGGCCGAAACGCCATCATCGCCGCCGACGCGGCGCTGACCGGCGGCGAGAACGCCTGCATCATCTGGGGCTCGTTCGCCCGCCGGGGTCTCGGCTACAGCGCGGTGCAGGGCACCACGGCCCGCGACGACAACACCGAGGCGTTCGACACCCACCCGTCCTGCCGGGGCGACTTCGTCGGCCGCTCGGCCCAGCCGGCGCTCAACACCGTGGTCGCCGGTGACGCCGTACCGATGAAGTTCAAGCTCGCCAGCAACCGTGGCCTGGACATCCTCGCCAGCGGCTCGCCGTACTCCCGGCTGGTCGACTGCGACACGCTCCGGACCGTCGGCCCCGACGGCGCGATCACCCCGCGACCCACCCCGGTCGCGGCGCGGAACCCCGGCGGCTCACACCTGTCGGTGAACGCCAACGGCCAGTACAACTACCCGTGGATGACCGACCCGGCCTGGGCCGGCACCTGCCGCGAATTCGTGCTGACCCTGGACAACGGCTTCCAGTACCGCACCTACTTCAGGTTCGTCGCCGAGTCGTAG
- a CDS encoding LVIVD repeat-containing protein has translation MTHHHPSPRSRRGRTALGIIAAGVLLAGALPGTASAAEPDPRIGLGAGWLDAQSAISNLEQVAHRDKPAGMVDPANPGNGGFYNSDFAFGGGYAFTGNYNGFNIFDVSKPSDPQLVTSVVCPGGQGDVSVHDNLLFMSVEETRGRVDCGTNPSVGTRFQGVRVFDISDVRNPVQVAAVQLCRGSHTHTVVTDPDDASNVYVYVSGTTSVRPATTMAGCNNNPANGEDPSRWRIDVIKVPVAAPEQAAVVNQPRLFADPETGRIDGLQNGPVTPRHPSGSNWSPTPNTNACHDITAYPEIGLAAGACQGNGILIDISDPANPRRIDEVSDPNFAYWHSATFNNDGTKVIFTDEWGGGSGARCRDTDQPEWGANAIFDIVDRKMTFASYYKLPVPQSLQENCVAHNGSLIPVPGRDIMMQAWYQGGISVFDFTDSAHPQEIAFFDRGAVNANSLVLGGFWSAYWYNGSLFGNEIARGLDVFKLTPSEHLSKAEIKAAEEVQLGQFNAQGQPKITWTPSFALARAYYDQAVRADAIGHPLKSQVDMFLERAEGFAAEGKRSAAAAQLRALSNKLGAPEHQTLKKAVLDLADTL, from the coding sequence ATGACACACCACCACCCCAGTCCAAGGTCACGTAGAGGCCGCACAGCACTCGGCATCATCGCGGCCGGCGTACTCCTGGCCGGCGCGCTGCCCGGCACCGCCTCGGCGGCGGAGCCCGATCCACGAATCGGACTCGGCGCCGGCTGGCTCGACGCGCAGTCGGCGATCAGCAACCTCGAGCAGGTCGCGCACCGCGACAAGCCCGCGGGCATGGTCGACCCGGCGAACCCCGGCAACGGCGGGTTCTACAACTCGGACTTCGCCTTCGGCGGCGGGTACGCGTTCACGGGCAACTACAACGGGTTCAACATCTTCGACGTCTCCAAGCCCAGCGACCCGCAGCTGGTCACGAGCGTCGTGTGCCCGGGTGGGCAGGGCGACGTCTCGGTCCACGACAACCTGCTCTTCATGTCGGTGGAGGAGACCCGCGGGCGGGTCGACTGCGGCACGAACCCCAGCGTCGGCACCCGGTTCCAGGGCGTCCGGGTCTTCGACATCAGCGACGTGCGCAACCCGGTGCAGGTCGCGGCGGTTCAGCTCTGCCGCGGCTCGCACACGCACACCGTGGTGACCGACCCCGACGACGCGAGCAACGTCTACGTCTACGTCTCGGGCACCACCTCGGTGCGCCCGGCGACGACGATGGCCGGTTGCAACAACAACCCCGCGAACGGCGAGGACCCGTCGCGGTGGCGGATCGACGTCATCAAGGTGCCGGTGGCGGCGCCTGAGCAGGCCGCCGTGGTGAACCAGCCGCGGCTGTTCGCCGACCCGGAGACCGGCCGGATCGACGGCCTGCAGAACGGGCCGGTGACGCCCCGGCACCCGTCGGGGTCGAACTGGTCGCCCACGCCGAACACCAACGCCTGCCACGACATCACCGCGTACCCGGAGATCGGGCTGGCCGCCGGCGCCTGCCAGGGCAACGGCATCCTCATCGACATCTCGGACCCGGCGAACCCGCGCCGGATCGACGAGGTGTCCGACCCGAACTTCGCGTACTGGCACTCGGCGACGTTCAACAACGACGGCACCAAGGTGATCTTCACCGACGAATGGGGCGGTGGTAGCGGTGCTCGCTGCCGGGACACCGACCAGCCGGAGTGGGGCGCCAACGCCATCTTCGACATCGTCGACCGGAAGATGACGTTCGCCAGCTACTACAAGCTGCCGGTTCCGCAGTCGCTGCAGGAGAACTGCGTGGCGCACAACGGTTCGCTGATCCCGGTGCCCGGCCGCGACATCATGATGCAGGCCTGGTACCAGGGCGGAATCTCGGTGTTCGACTTCACCGACTCGGCCCACCCGCAGGAGATCGCGTTCTTCGACCGCGGGGCGGTCAACGCGAACTCCCTCGTGCTCGGCGGATTCTGGTCGGCGTACTGGTACAACGGCAGCCTCTTCGGCAACGAGATCGCCCGCGGGCTCGACGTGTTCAAGCTGACCCCCAGTGAGCACCTGTCGAAGGCGGAGATCAAGGCGGCCGAGGAGGTGCAGCTCGGCCAGTTCAACGCCCAGGGCCAGCCGAAGATCACCTGGACGCCGAGCTTCGCCCTCGCCCGTGCGTACTACGACCAGGCGGTGCGGGCCGACGCCATCGGTCACCCGCTGAAGTCCCAGGTCGACATGTTCCTGGAGCGGGCCGAAGGTTTCGCGGCCGAGGGCAAGCGGTCCGCCGCTGCCGCTCAGCTGCGGGCACTGTCCAACAAGCTCGGCGCGCCCGAGCACCAGACGTTGAAGAAGGCGGTCCTGGACCTCGCGGACACCCTCTGA
- a CDS encoding DUF305 domain-containing protein, translating into MIISAVVATVAVGSGVGFALWSGGDDPAYRPPSGHVVQPGAPGQPGRSLSGDDLARVSPPGFKAADTLFIQGMIPHHGQALEMTALLPGRTTNPDVTLLAKRIDVSQRDEITRMQRWLAERNVPTTGPNAGHAGHELMPGMLTAAQLDQLKQARNGDFDRLFLTFMIRHHQGAVRMVEELYASGGGMEPATDQFAREVNADQSIEIQRMQEMLAKMG; encoded by the coding sequence GTGATCATTTCAGCCGTTGTCGCCACCGTCGCCGTCGGTTCGGGGGTGGGCTTCGCCCTCTGGTCCGGCGGTGACGATCCGGCCTACCGTCCGCCGAGCGGCCACGTCGTGCAGCCGGGGGCGCCGGGTCAACCCGGCAGATCCCTGTCGGGCGACGACCTGGCCCGGGTCTCGCCGCCCGGGTTCAAGGCGGCCGACACCCTGTTCATCCAGGGCATGATCCCGCACCACGGGCAGGCGTTGGAGATGACCGCGCTGCTGCCGGGCCGCACGACCAACCCGGACGTGACGCTGCTGGCCAAGCGGATCGACGTGTCGCAGCGTGACGAGATCACCCGCATGCAGCGGTGGCTCGCGGAGCGGAACGTGCCGACCACCGGCCCGAACGCGGGCCATGCCGGGCACGAGCTCATGCCGGGGATGCTCACCGCCGCGCAGCTCGACCAGCTCAAGCAGGCCCGCAACGGCGACTTCGACCGGCTCTTCCTCACCTTCATGATCCGCCATCACCAGGGCGCGGTGCGCATGGTGGAGGAGCTCTACGCCTCGGGTGGTGGCATGGAGCCGGCGACCGACCAGTTCGCCCGTGAGGTGAACGCCGACCAGAGCATCGAGATCCAGCGGATGCAGGAGATGCTGGCCAAGATGGGCTGA
- the rph gene encoding ribonuclease PH, with the protein MARPDGRRPDQLRPVTLTRGWSTHPEGSVLVEFGATRVLCTASVTEGVPRWRKGSGLGWVTAEYAMLPRATNTRSDRESVKGRVGGRTHEISRLIGRSLRACVDLKALGENSVVLDCDVLQADGGTRTAAITGAYVALHDAVTWLAERKALAGKVEKVMHRSVAAVSVGIIAGEPRLDLCYEEDVAAEVDMNVVCTGTGDFVEVQGTGEAGVFAREQLDALLDLGVMGCLELADAQRKALN; encoded by the coding sequence ATGGCGCGACCTGACGGGCGGCGGCCCGACCAACTCCGACCGGTGACCCTGACCCGGGGCTGGAGCACCCACCCGGAGGGGTCGGTGCTCGTCGAGTTCGGGGCGACCCGGGTGCTCTGCACGGCGAGCGTGACCGAGGGCGTGCCCCGCTGGCGCAAGGGCTCCGGGCTCGGCTGGGTGACCGCCGAGTACGCGATGCTGCCCCGGGCCACCAACACCCGCTCCGACCGGGAGAGCGTCAAGGGCCGCGTCGGCGGCCGGACCCACGAGATCTCCCGGCTGATCGGCCGCAGCCTGCGGGCCTGCGTGGACCTCAAGGCGCTGGGTGAGAACTCGGTGGTGCTCGACTGCGACGTGCTCCAGGCCGACGGCGGCACCCGGACGGCCGCCATCACCGGCGCGTACGTGGCGCTGCACGACGCGGTGACCTGGCTCGCCGAGCGCAAGGCCCTGGCGGGCAAGGTGGAGAAGGTCATGCACCGGTCGGTGGCGGCGGTCAGCGTCGGCATCATCGCCGGCGAACCCCGGCTCGACCTCTGCTACGAGGAGGACGTGGCCGCCGAGGTCGACATGAACGTGGTCTGCACCGGGACGGGTGACTTCGTCGAGGTGCAGGGGACGGGCGAGGCCGGCGTCTTCGCCCGGGAGCAGCTCGACGCCCTGCTCGACCTGGGCGTGATGGGCTGTCTGGAACTGGCCGACGCGCAGCGGAAGGCGCTGAACTGA
- the rdgB gene encoding RdgB/HAM1 family non-canonical purine NTP pyrophosphatase, producing the protein MNTVLLATRNRKKLVELQRILDGALGAHRIALLGLDDVEEYPELPESGLTFGENALIKAREGCRRTGLPTIADDSGLAVDALNGMPGVFSARWAGSHGDDRANLQLVLDQIADLPDEHRGAAFVCTVALVLPSGKEHLVDGRQSGRLLRAPRGDGGFGYDPIFLGDGQERTNAELTPAEKDAVSHRGKALRELAKLVAKVLPPAA; encoded by the coding sequence ATGAACACGGTGCTCCTGGCCACCCGCAACCGGAAGAAGCTCGTCGAGCTCCAGCGGATCCTCGACGGCGCGCTCGGCGCCCACCGGATCGCCCTGCTCGGCCTCGACGACGTCGAGGAGTACCCGGAGCTGCCCGAGTCCGGCCTGACCTTCGGCGAGAACGCGCTGATCAAGGCCCGGGAGGGCTGCCGGCGCACCGGCCTGCCGACGATCGCCGACGACTCCGGTCTGGCGGTGGACGCGCTCAACGGCATGCCGGGCGTGTTCAGCGCCCGCTGGGCCGGTTCCCACGGCGACGACCGGGCCAACCTCCAGCTCGTGCTGGACCAGATCGCCGACCTGCCGGACGAGCACCGCGGCGCCGCCTTCGTCTGCACGGTGGCGCTGGTGCTGCCCAGCGGCAAGGAGCACCTGGTCGACGGCCGGCAGTCCGGCCGGCTGCTGCGCGCCCCGCGCGGCGACGGCGGCTTCGGCTACGACCCGATCTTCCTGGGCGACGGGCAGGAGCGGACCAACGCGGAGCTGACCCCGGCGGAGAAGGACGCGGTGAGCCACCGCGGGAAGGCGCTGCGCGAACTGGCCAAGCTGGTCGCCAAGGTGCTACCGCCGGCCGCCTGA
- a CDS encoding DUF6891 domain-containing protein — MTDDAVAAPDRADVPDGDDLAEQIRAFVRRQVALAELPAAAIVTETVEYLDDAAGRNRVAELAWAAVAEELTAHLADQETWPETTDSDRLTTAFRTLDAAGIVARENFTCCQNCGAEEIGAEARRGLKPRGYAFYHRQDAERGVEGSGVWLAYGAFEGASAAEIGAEVAAALRATGLTVNWDGEVGRRIHVPLRWQRRRVGRLAAVPAPVVDDVDIDVELLGAWTGVHAPAEGPVRAGRFTALHLPWLPAAVPVRLQWEGRAVQVRRSGDALVGTYDDPDVPARTVGRHGGLALVRALRGLPPAGEPEPAPVGYVEVTGGHATGWEQEVPMELAELLARIRAMRPSSYDCLTCVGRSGACVQTAWEPGGLWVEHLDTEAAVSVGRHATLAEVEQVLTALAMEDRVAVHELGGELTTLHHR; from the coding sequence GTGACCGATGACGCCGTGGCAGCCCCCGACCGTGCCGACGTCCCCGACGGCGACGACCTGGCCGAGCAGATCCGGGCCTTCGTGCGCCGGCAGGTGGCGTTGGCCGAGCTGCCGGCGGCCGCCATCGTCACCGAGACGGTGGAGTACCTCGACGACGCGGCCGGGCGGAACCGGGTCGCGGAGCTGGCCTGGGCGGCGGTGGCCGAGGAACTGACCGCGCACCTGGCCGACCAGGAGACCTGGCCGGAGACGACCGACAGCGACCGGCTCACCACCGCGTTCCGGACGCTCGACGCCGCCGGGATCGTGGCCCGGGAGAACTTCACCTGCTGCCAGAACTGCGGCGCCGAGGAGATCGGCGCCGAGGCGCGGCGGGGCCTGAAGCCGCGGGGCTACGCCTTCTACCACCGGCAGGACGCCGAACGGGGCGTCGAAGGCTCCGGGGTGTGGCTCGCATACGGGGCGTTCGAGGGAGCCTCCGCAGCGGAGATCGGCGCGGAGGTGGCGGCTGCGCTGCGGGCTACGGGGCTGACCGTCAACTGGGACGGCGAGGTCGGCCGGCGGATCCACGTACCGCTGCGGTGGCAGCGGCGCCGGGTCGGCCGGCTCGCCGCCGTACCAGCCCCCGTGGTGGACGACGTCGACATCGACGTGGAGCTGCTCGGCGCCTGGACCGGCGTGCACGCGCCGGCGGAGGGGCCGGTGCGGGCCGGCCGGTTCACCGCCCTGCACCTGCCGTGGCTGCCCGCCGCCGTCCCGGTCCGCCTGCAGTGGGAGGGCCGTGCGGTGCAGGTCCGGCGCAGCGGCGACGCGCTGGTCGGCACGTACGACGACCCGGACGTGCCGGCGCGGACCGTGGGCCGGCACGGTGGCCTGGCGCTGGTCCGGGCGCTGCGCGGGCTGCCCCCGGCCGGCGAGCCGGAGCCCGCACCGGTCGGCTACGTCGAGGTGACCGGCGGCCACGCGACCGGGTGGGAGCAGGAGGTGCCGATGGAGCTGGCGGAGCTGCTGGCCCGGATCCGCGCCATGCGCCCGTCCAGCTACGACTGCCTCACCTGCGTGGGCCGCTCCGGCGCCTGCGTGCAGACCGCCTGGGAGCCCGGCGGCCTCTGGGTGGAGCACCTCGACACCGAGGCGGCCGTCTCGGTGGGTCGGCACGCCACCCTGGCCGAGGTGGAGCAGGTACTCACGGCGCTGGCCATGGAGGACCGGGTGGCCGTACACGAGCTGGGCGGCGAGCTGACCACACTGCACCACCGCTGA